In Argonema galeatum A003/A1, a single window of DNA contains:
- a CDS encoding DUF928 domain-containing protein has protein sequence MVICRQQATVVTGAVSILLSQLIGSSNNPLNQTFRGLSIQLGFNSSVLAQLPPSDGTGINYTPPNRGAPSSTGSGGARNHEGPTILQSDEDSIQLRGNQNIPPVSPASPVPIQPLRRECSQILPVFLVPQDHAGQTTSSRPKFFWYMSDTSSVEFTLKKEGANEPFFKERLEVPKAGIIQTEIPKGQPELTVGQDYLWSVSVVCNTERGSKKVTVQALIRRVAPTEELTRRLRRAQSERDRARIYAQQGFWYDALETISKASNDKPQDRSITEDFYSLLDQVGLNEVVAKQRQNSQR, from the coding sequence ATGGTTATTTGCCGTCAACAGGCAACTGTGGTGACAGGTGCAGTATCAATCCTTTTGAGCCAGCTGATTGGTTCGAGTAACAACCCTCTAAATCAGACATTTAGGGGATTATCAATTCAGCTAGGTTTCAATTCTTCAGTATTAGCCCAACTTCCGCCCAGCGATGGAACAGGGATTAACTATACGCCCCCTAACCGAGGCGCTCCCTCAAGTACGGGATCGGGAGGGGCGCGTAACCATGAGGGGCCTACCATTTTACAGTCAGATGAAGATTCTATTCAGTTGCGAGGAAACCAGAATATACCTCCCGTTTCCCCTGCTTCCCCAGTCCCGATTCAGCCTTTGAGAAGGGAATGTTCCCAGATTTTGCCTGTATTCTTAGTTCCTCAAGATCATGCAGGACAAACTACATCTAGTCGTCCCAAGTTTTTCTGGTATATGTCAGACACCAGTTCGGTGGAGTTTACGTTAAAAAAAGAGGGCGCAAATGAGCCATTCTTTAAGGAGCGGCTCGAAGTACCAAAAGCTGGCATAATTCAGACAGAAATTCCTAAAGGCCAGCCAGAACTGACTGTAGGGCAAGATTACCTTTGGTCAGTATCAGTTGTCTGCAATACCGAGCGAGGCTCTAAAAAAGTTACTGTTCAGGCCCTTATTAGGCGCGTGGCTCCTACAGAGGAACTGACTAGACGGCTAAGAAGGGCCCAATCAGAACGCGATCGGGCCAGAATTTACGCTCAGCAAGGATTCTGGTATGACGCCTTAGAAACTATCTCCAAAGCCTCTAACGATAAACCTCAAGATCGGTCTATTACTGAGGATTTTTATTCGCTTTTAGACCAGGTTGGGTTGAATGAAGTGGTAGCGAAACAGCGGCAAAATTCACAAAGGTAA